A section of the Helicobacter pylori genome encodes:
- a CDS encoding glycosyltransferase family 25 protein has translation MRVFIIHLSPKTCQNFSLKETHIIPLLESLKLQGISYEIFDAIYSKISPTQLHPLILEHLHPSFMIEDLWAFCKNEKHPPCALKNFFYALKHCGKRMGFGELGCYASHYSLWQKCIELNEAICILEDDIIVKERFKESLEFCYQHINELGYIRLMHLEENVAKQKTPIKGVSQILNFKDGIGTQGYVLAPKAAQKLLKYSAKEWVMPIDCVMDRHYWHGVKNYVLEEFAIACDGMNTQNSNTEKQRPKKLPLSIRIGRSLHKSAVKQWNVLRSFFPHQ, from the coding sequence ATGCGTGTTTTTATTATTCATTTAAGCCCAAAAACCTGTCAAAATTTTTCTTTAAAAGAAACTCATATAATCCCCCTTTTAGAGAGCCTTAAACTTCAAGGGATCTCTTATGAAATTTTTGATGCGATCTATTCTAAAATCTCTCCCACTCAATTACACCCCTTGATTTTGGAGCATTTGCACCCTTCTTTTATGATTGAAGATTTATGGGCTTTTTGTAAGAATGAAAAACACCCCCCTTGCGCGTTAAAAAATTTCTTTTACGCGCTCAAGCATTGCGGGAAGAGGATGGGATTTGGGGAGCTTGGGTGCTATGCGAGCCATTATTCATTGTGGCAAAAATGCATAGAACTCAATGAAGCGATCTGTATTTTAGAAGATGATATTATTGTAAAAGAGCGTTTTAAAGAGAGCTTGGAGTTTTGTTACCAACACATCAACGAATTAGGCTATATCCGTTTGATGCATTTAGAAGAAAATGTGGCCAAACAAAAAACTCCCATTAAAGGGGTTTCTCAAATCTTAAATTTTAAAGATGGCATTGGCACTCAAGGGTATGTTTTAGCCCCAAAAGCCGCGCAAAAATTGTTGAAATACAGCGCGAAAGAATGGGTGATGCCTATAGATTGCGTGATGGATAGGCATTATTGGCATGGGGTCAAAAACTATGTGTTAGAAGAATTTGCGATTGCTTGCGATGGAATGAACACTCAAAACTCCAACACAGAAAAACAAAGGCCTAAAAAATTACCTTTAAGCATTAGGATTGGCCGCTCTTTGCATAAAAGCGCGGTTAAACAATGGAATGTTTTGAGATCATTTTTTCCCCATCAATAA
- a CDS encoding M48 family metallopeptidase codes for MLDDIPITIQKSKKIKTLSLNITPSLEVILKMPDSCSQNRAHAFLKEQKVWLQKTLSAMQKKYSLLHSQTYQNKILVFDEEKNANDYTLTELKKILKTYLEQKLPLSAQKMQTSYTHFSVRNNAKVLGSCSYHNRLSFALLLVCAKKEAIDYVIIHELAHTIHKNHSKNFWRCVEIFCPNYRALREHLKQKVVFYTQLLKQLQP; via the coding sequence ATGTTAGATGATATTCCTATTACCATTCAAAAAAGTAAAAAAATCAAAACCTTAAGCTTGAATATCACGCCCTCTTTAGAAGTGATTCTAAAAATGCCTGATTCTTGCTCTCAAAATAGAGCGCATGCTTTTTTAAAAGAACAGAAAGTTTGGCTACAAAAAACCCTTTCAGCCATGCAAAAAAAATACTCCCTTTTACACTCGCAAACCTATCAAAACAAAATCCTTGTGTTTGATGAGGAAAAAAACGCCAACGATTACACCCTAACAGAGCTTAAAAAAATCTTAAAAACTTATTTGGAGCAGAAACTCCCTTTAAGCGCTCAAAAAATGCAAACTTCATACACCCATTTTAGCGTCAGAAACAACGCTAAAGTTTTGGGGAGTTGCTCTTATCATAACCGCTTGAGTTTTGCATTATTATTGGTTTGCGCCAAAAAAGAAGCGATTGATTATGTCATTATCCATGAACTCGCCCACACGATCCACAAAAACCATTCCAAAAATTTCTGGCGTTGCGTGGAAATCTTTTGCCCTAATTACCGCGCTCTAAGAGAGCATTTAAAACAAAAGGTTGTTTTTTATACCCAACTGCTCAAGCAACTACAACCATAA
- the acpS gene encoding holo-ACP synthase → MIGIDIVSIARIEKCVKRFEMKFLERFLSPSEIVLCKDKSSSIAGFFALKEACSKALQVGIGKELSFLDIKISKSSKNAPLITLSKEKMDYFNIQSLSASISHDAGFAIAVVMVSSSN, encoded by the coding sequence ATGATTGGCATAGATATTGTTTCTATTGCTAGGATAGAAAAGTGCGTAAAACGCTTTGAAATGAAGTTTTTAGAGCGTTTTTTATCGCCAAGTGAGATTGTTTTATGTAAGGATAAATCTAGCAGTATCGCCGGGTTTTTCGCGCTTAAAGAGGCTTGCTCTAAAGCCCTTCAAGTAGGCATTGGTAAGGAATTGAGTTTTTTGGATATAAAAATTTCTAAAAGCTCTAAAAACGCCCCCTTAATCACCCTTTCTAAAGAAAAAATGGATTATTTTAATATCCAAAGCTTGAGCGCAAGCATCAGCCATGACGCTGGTTTTGCGATAGCGGTTGTAATGGTTTCTTCATCAAATTGA
- the fliL gene encoding flagellar basal body-associated protein FliL, protein MAEEQENTAQQSPKKSKALLFVIIGSVLVMLLLMGVIIMLLMGNKEESKENASKNTQEVQANPMANKNQEAKEGSNIQQYLVLGPLYAIDAPFAVNLVSQNGRRYLKASISLELSNEKLLNEVKVKDTAIKDTIIEILSSKSVEEVVTNKGKNKLKDEIKSHLNSFLIDGFIKNVFFTDFIIQ, encoded by the coding sequence ATGGCAGAAGAACAAGAAAATACCGCGCAACAATCTCCCAAAAAAAGCAAAGCCCTTTTATTTGTCATTATTGGAAGCGTGTTAGTGATGCTTTTATTGATGGGGGTGATTATCATGCTGCTTATGGGGAATAAGGAAGAATCTAAAGAAAACGCTTCTAAAAACACCCAAGAAGTTCAAGCTAATCCTATGGCAAACAAAAATCAAGAGGCCAAAGAAGGTTCTAATATCCAGCAATATTTGGTGCTTGGGCCTTTGTATGCGATTGATGCGCCTTTTGCGGTGAATTTGGTTTCTCAAAATGGCAGACGCTACCTTAAGGCTTCTATTTCGTTAGAATTGAGTAATGAAAAGCTCTTAAATGAAGTCAAGGTTAAGGACACAGCGATTAAAGACACGATTATAGAAATTCTGTCGTCTAAAAGCGTGGAAGAAGTGGTTACCAATAAAGGCAAAAACAAGCTTAAAGATGAAATTAAGAGCCATTTGAATTCGTTTTTGATTGATGGCTTTATTAAAAATGTCTTTTTCACTGATTTTATCATCCAATAA
- the rsmD gene encoding 16S rRNA (guanine(966)-N(2))-methyltransferase RsmD has product MPNHQPVKKFKIIGGACKGLGLNLPKISSTRPTKAIIRESFFNTLQAEIRGAHFIEVFSGSASMGLEALSRGAKSVVFFEQNKSAYATLLENISLFKNRLKKEIEIQTFLDDAFKLLPTLCLKNGVLNILYFDPPFETSGFLGIYGKCFQALEMLLKRFNPKNLLVVFEHESAYEMPKSLVTLAIIKQKKFGKTTLTYFQ; this is encoded by the coding sequence ATGCCAAATCATCAGCCAGTAAAAAAATTTAAGATTATTGGGGGGGCTTGTAAGGGATTGGGCTTGAATTTGCCCAAAATTTCTAGCACGCGCCCCACGAAAGCGATCATAAGAGAGTCGTTTTTTAACACCTTGCAAGCAGAAATTAGGGGAGCGCATTTTATAGAAGTGTTTTCAGGTAGCGCTTCTATGGGTTTAGAGGCTTTGAGTAGGGGGGCTAAAAGCGTGGTGTTTTTTGAGCAAAATAAAAGCGCTTATGCCACGCTTTTAGAAAATATTTCCCTCTTTAAAAACCGCCTGAAAAAGGAAATTGAAATTCAAACCTTTTTAGATGACGCTTTCAAGCTTTTGCCCACGCTGTGTTTAAAAAATGGCGTTTTGAATATCCTTTATTTTGATCCTCCTTTTGAAACAAGCGGGTTTTTAGGGATTTATGGAAAGTGTTTTCAAGCTTTAGAAATGTTATTGAAACGCTTCAATCCAAAAAATCTTTTAGTGGTTTTTGAGCATGAAAGCGCGTATGAAATGCCTAAAAGTCTTGTAACTTTAGCTATAATCAAACAGAAAAAATTTGGAAAAACCACTTTAACTTATTTTCAATAG
- a CDS encoding dihydroneopterin aldolase, which yields MKIFLSCKSLLIQRSLEFYLSGCLSPMEVCDFVLSDDETLETNKPLCFIEERLRKPFTKQSVKEDIKNFYHALKTSEKPCEEIPFSKEQKIQQLLEEYTQKLCQIISQ from the coding sequence TTGAAAATTTTTCTTTCTTGCAAGTCTTTGTTGATCCAAAGGAGTTTGGAATTTTATTTGAGCGGTTGTCTTTCTCCTATGGAAGTTTGCGACTTTGTTTTAAGCGATGATGAAACGCTAGAAACCAATAAGCCCCTATGCTTTATAGAAGAGCGCTTAAGAAAGCCTTTCACTAAACAGAGCGTGAAAGAAGATATAAAAAATTTTTATCACGCTTTAAAGACGAGCGAAAAACCTTGCGAAGAAATCCCATTTTCTAAAGAGCAAAAGATCCAACAATTACTAGAAGAATACACCCAAAAATTATGCCAAATCATCAGCCAGTAA
- a CDS encoding class I SAM-dependent methyltransferase — translation MRSFGNYMQEWLYGEKGYYKKALIGPKGDFYTSVSLSKFFGGAVAFYIIKLLEEEKLFLPLKIVEIGAHHGHFLSDIANFLNALSVGVMEKCEFVSCEPLKELQKLQRTIFKQATQLDLISCALEELDFKERESAFVVSNELFDAFACEIIKDNKMLFITHDHQGVWGGIDEPTKELLKTLNLKQGCAPLFLNAFIKDLLEKLNEASSWVFLSFDYGDELERKDMHLRAFKNHQVLDFKDILNHLASLYQKSDLTYDVNFSLVRFLFEKHHAQFSFFKSQASALLDMGLMELLETFSKSVSYERYLKEAAKIKPLISPGGLGERFKALELVKKNKM, via the coding sequence ATGCGTTCGTTTGGGAATTACATGCAAGAGTGGCTTTATGGAGAAAAGGGGTATTACAAAAAGGCGCTAATCGGTCCAAAAGGGGATTTTTACACTTCGGTGTCTTTGAGTAAGTTTTTTGGGGGCGCTGTTGCGTTTTATATCATCAAGCTTTTAGAAGAAGAAAAATTATTTTTGCCTTTAAAAATTGTAGAAATTGGCGCTCATCATGGGCATTTTTTGAGCGATATAGCGAATTTTTTAAACGCTTTGAGCGTGGGCGTAATGGAAAAATGCGAGTTTGTCAGCTGTGAGCCTTTAAAGGAATTGCAAAAACTCCAACGAACTATTTTCAAACAAGCCACGCAATTAGATCTAATCAGTTGCGCTTTAGAAGAGCTTGATTTTAAAGAGCGCGAAAGCGCGTTTGTTGTCTCTAATGAATTGTTTGACGCGTTCGCTTGCGAGATCATTAAAGACAACAAAATGCTTTTTATTACCCATGATCATCAGGGCGTTTGGGGCGGTATTGATGAACCCACTAAAGAACTTCTTAAAACTTTGAATTTAAAACAAGGGTGCGCGCCGTTATTTTTGAACGCTTTCATTAAGGATTTGTTAGAGAAATTGAACGAGGCTTCTTCTTGGGTGTTTTTGAGCTTTGATTATGGCGATGAATTAGAGCGGAAAGACATGCATTTAAGGGCTTTTAAAAACCACCAAGTATTAGATTTTAAGGATATTTTAAACCATCTGGCTTCTTTGTATCAAAAGAGCGATCTGACTTATGATGTCAATTTTTCTCTGGTGCGCTTTTTGTTTGAAAAACACCATGCACAATTTTCATTCTTCAAATCGCAGGCTAGTGCTTTATTGGATATGGGGCTTATGGAGTTACTGGAAACATTTTCAAAGAGCGTGAGTTATGAAAGGTATCTAAAAGAAGCGGCTAAAATCAAGCCTCTAATTAGCCCTGGGGGTTTGGGGGAGCGTTTCAAAGCGTTAGAGTTGGTGAAAAAAAATAAAATGTAA
- a CDS encoding MBL fold metallo-hydrolase, translating into MEILRRECGAVEENAYIVKLSSGIDFIIDPGFSSSEWVLENAKNPKAILITHGHYDHVWDSAQLSKALKDTPIYAPKDDVFMLKNDIFHLGMPVFSPTFSVPCNKGCTTLEIANTTIKYWHFPGHTPGCSIIEIEGVIFSGDFIFYRSIGRYDFPYSNEKDMKESLIRFQNLDFSKDIEIYPGHGDKTSFFAEREHSKIWVSRMA; encoded by the coding sequence TTGGAAATTTTAAGGCGAGAGTGTGGGGCGGTGGAAGAAAACGCTTATATTGTGAAGCTTTCTAGTGGGATAGATTTTATCATTGATCCCGGATTTTCTAGCAGCGAATGGGTGTTAGAAAACGCCAAAAATCCTAAGGCGATTTTAATCACGCATGGGCATTATGATCATGTATGGGATAGCGCTCAATTGTCAAAAGCCCTTAAAGACACCCCCATTTACGCCCCCAAAGACGATGTGTTCATGCTAAAAAATGATATTTTTCATTTGGGCATGCCGGTTTTTAGCCCCACATTTAGCGTGCCTTGCAATAAGGGTTGCACCACTTTAGAGATAGCAAACACCACCATTAAATATTGGCATTTTCCCGGACACACGCCCGGTTGTTCTATCATAGAAATTGAAGGGGTGATTTTTAGCGGGGATTTTATTTTTTATCGCAGCATTGGCCGTTATGATTTCCCTTATTCTAATGAAAAAGACATGAAAGAGTCCCTGATAAGGTTTCAAAATTTAGATTTTTCTAAAGACATAGAGATTTATCCAGGGCATGGGGATAAAACGAGTTTTTTTGCCGAAAGAGAGCATTCTAAAATTTGGGTTTCAAGGATGGCTTAA
- a CDS encoding HesA/MoeB/ThiF family protein, whose translation MLSRLEKERYLHHIMLEDVGEEGQLKLLKSSVLVIGAGGLGSAVLMYLCAAGIGKIGIVDFDVVGMSNLQRQIIHSQDFLNQPKASIAKARLKQLNASIEIETFEERFEAHNALSLMEPYDFIIDATDNFNAKFLINDACVLAQKPYSHAGVLKYRGQSMSVLPHSACLACVFDKPPKKGLNPLSGLFGVLPGVLGCIQASECLKYFLGFETLLINTLLIADIKTMDFKKIQAPKNPECRVCGTHKITHLQDYEI comes from the coding sequence TTGCTAAGCCGGCTAGAAAAAGAGCGTTATTTGCACCATATCATGCTAGAAGATGTGGGCGAAGAAGGCCAATTGAAGCTTTTAAAATCTAGCGTTTTAGTCATTGGAGCCGGAGGGCTTGGATCAGCGGTTTTGATGTATCTTTGCGCCGCTGGGATAGGAAAAATAGGCATTGTGGATTTTGATGTGGTGGGTATGAGTAATTTGCAACGCCAAATCATCCATTCACAGGATTTTTTAAACCAACCTAAAGCCTCTATCGCGAAAGCGCGCTTAAAACAACTCAATGCTAGTATTGAAATAGAAACCTTTGAAGAACGCTTTGAGGCCCATAACGCTCTTTCTCTTATGGAGCCTTACGATTTTATCATAGACGCTACAGACAATTTCAACGCTAAATTTTTGATCAATGACGCTTGCGTGTTAGCCCAAAAACCCTATTCGCATGCCGGGGTTTTAAAATACAGGGGGCAAAGCATGAGTGTTTTACCCCATAGCGCATGCTTAGCGTGTGTTTTTGATAAGCCCCCTAAAAAGGGATTAAATCCACTTTCAGGGCTTTTTGGGGTCTTACCTGGGGTTTTAGGGTGTATCCAAGCGAGCGAATGCCTTAAATATTTTTTAGGGTTTGAAACTTTACTTATAAATACTTTACTTATAGCCGATATTAAAACGATGGATTTTAAAAAAATTCAAGCACCCAAAAACCCTGAATGTAGGGTTTGTGGCACGCATAAAATCACGCATTTACAAGATTATGAAATTTAG
- the motA gene encoding flagellar motor stator protein MotA: MDLSTILGLVLAVASISLGDILEDGNPLHIIHLSSVIIIVPTSLFAAMTGTHARYVKAAYKEIKIVFLNPKINLNETIKNLVELATLARKDGVLSLEGRVAQIEDDFTRNGLSMIIDGKDLKSVKESLEISIEEMEEYYHGAAHYWETAGETAPTMGLVGAVMGLMLALQKLDNPAEMAAGIAGAFTATVTGIMCSYAIFGPFGHKLKAKSKDIIKEKTVLLEGILGIANGENPRDLENKLLNYIAPGEPKKSQFEG, from the coding sequence TTGGATTTATCAACCATACTAGGCTTGGTATTGGCGGTCGCTTCTATTTCGTTAGGCGATATTTTAGAAGATGGCAACCCGTTGCACATTATCCATTTGAGTTCAGTCATTATCATCGTGCCTACTTCGCTTTTTGCCGCTATGACAGGCACGCATGCGCGTTATGTGAAAGCCGCTTACAAAGAGATAAAAATTGTTTTTTTAAACCCTAAAATCAATTTGAACGAAACCATTAAAAATTTAGTGGAATTAGCCACTTTAGCCAGAAAAGATGGGGTGTTGAGTTTAGAGGGGCGAGTGGCGCAAATTGAAGACGATTTCACCCGCAATGGCTTGTCTATGATCATAGATGGCAAGGATTTAAAATCCGTTAAGGAAAGCTTAGAAATCAGCATTGAGGAAATGGAAGAGTATTACCACGGTGCCGCTCATTATTGGGAGACTGCCGGTGAGACCGCTCCTACGATGGGGTTAGTGGGGGCGGTTATGGGGCTTATGCTTGCTCTACAAAAACTAGACAACCCGGCTGAAATGGCAGCAGGGATCGCTGGGGCATTTACGGCTACTGTTACAGGGATTATGTGTTCTTATGCGATTTTTGGCCCTTTTGGGCATAAGCTCAAAGCTAAGTCTAAAGACATTATCAAAGAAAAAACCGTTCTTTTAGAGGGGATTTTAGGCATCGCTAACGGAGAAAACCCAAGGGATTTAGAAAACAAACTCTTAAACTACATCGCTCCCGGTGAGCCTAAAAAATCTCAATTTGAGGGCTAA
- the motB gene encoding flagellar motor protein MotB, protein MAKKNKPTECPAGEKWAVPYADFLSLLLALFIALYAISAVNKSKVEALKTEFIKIFNYAPKPEAMQPVVVIPPDSGKEEEQMASESSKPASQNTETKATIARKGEGSVLEQIDQGSVLKLPSSLLFENATSDAINQDMMLYIERIAKIIQKLPKRVHINVRGFTDNTPLTKTRFKSHYELAANRAYRVMKVLIQYGVDPNQLSFSSYGSTNPIAPNDSLENRMKNNRVEIFFSTDANDLSKIHSILDEEFNPHKQQE, encoded by the coding sequence ATGGCTAAGAAAAACAAACCCACCGAATGCCCCGCCGGCGAAAAATGGGCGGTTCCTTATGCGGACTTTTTGTCGTTGTTGCTCGCACTTTTTATCGCTCTTTATGCCATTTCAGCGGTCAATAAATCCAAAGTGGAAGCCTTAAAAACCGAATTTATTAAGATTTTTAATTACGCTCCCAAGCCAGAGGCGATGCAACCGGTTGTAGTGATCCCCCCTGATTCAGGGAAAGAAGAAGAGCAAATGGCGAGCGAAAGCTCCAAACCGGCTTCGCAAAATACCGAAACAAAAGCCACTATCGCTCGCAAAGGCGAAGGCAGTGTTTTAGAGCAAATTGATCAAGGCTCTGTTTTAAAGCTCCCTTCTAGTTTGCTGTTTGAAAACGCCACTTCAGACGCTATCAATCAAGACATGATGCTCTATATTGAACGGATCGCTAAAATCATTCAAAAACTCCCTAAAAGGGTGCATATCAATGTAAGAGGTTTTACGGATAATACGCCTTTAACTAAAACCCGTTTTAAAAGCCACTATGAATTAGCCGCCAATCGCGCTTATAGGGTGATGAAAGTCCTTATACAATACGGCGTGGATCCTAACCAATTGTCTTTTTCTTCTTACGGCTCTACAAACCCTATCGCGCCTAATGACTCCCTAGAAAACAGAATGAAAAACAATCGTGTGGAAATCTTTTTTTCAACCGATGCGAACGATTTGAGTAAGATCCATTCTATTTTAGATGAAGAATTCAATCCCCACAAACAGCAAGAATGA
- a CDS encoding ABC transporter permease/substrate-binding protein, with amino-acid sequence MLSMGVFKQLIRELYEWLLHSVDVITQHLVVMVLKISMVKYLVKEFHDRFIYFIDLIAQHFIIVALSSLLVLVFGVLIGVFVFYNSKARAFLLPVVNFLYTIPSLALFALFIPVIGVGLKNALLVLVLYGLLPIVHSTYNAFKEVREEVIKAAVGLGCNPKELFFRVHFLLAIPQILAGLRVAVVMLVAMAGIGALIGAGGLGQAIFRGLNTQNTTLLVAGSLIIALFSVLADQFVSVFQHENALQRLFSQNATQKQKRRVYTNLAVFLFLLLASALWLIPRNAIEEKPLVVATKPNSEQYILGEILSLLLEKHHIPIKRAFGIGGGTMNIHPALIRGDFDLYVEYTGTAWVNTLKNPLTQKVDFETIKKRYEKEFNLLWVGLLGFNNTYSLAISKEDAQKYAIETFSDLALHSQNFDFGAEFDFFEREDAFKGLVKAYRFHFRSLHEMDINLRYKSFESHKINALDVFTTDAQIKELDLKVLKDDKGFFPNYQAGIVIRKETIKKYPEALEILEKLNAKINDEKMQDLNYQVEVLKKSPKIVAKEFLESLGL; translated from the coding sequence ATGCTAAGCATGGGCGTTTTTAAACAATTGATCAGAGAATTGTATGAATGGTTGCTCCATTCTGTGGATGTAATTACGCAGCATTTAGTTGTTATGGTGTTAAAAATAAGCATGGTAAAATATTTGGTAAAAGAATTTCATGATCGCTTTATTTACTTTATAGATTTGATTGCACAGCATTTTATCATCGTTGCGCTTTCTAGTCTTCTCGTTCTGGTGTTTGGGGTTTTGATTGGGGTTTTTGTGTTTTATAACTCAAAGGCTAGGGCGTTTTTGCTCCCTGTGGTGAATTTTCTCTACACCATCCCATCGCTGGCGTTATTTGCGTTATTCATTCCTGTGATTGGGGTGGGGTTAAAAAACGCCCTTTTAGTGTTGGTCTTATACGGCTTATTACCCATTGTCCATAGCACTTATAACGCTTTTAAAGAGGTGCGAGAAGAAGTCATTAAGGCCGCTGTTGGGCTAGGGTGTAACCCCAAAGAGTTGTTTTTTAGGGTGCACTTCTTACTCGCTATCCCCCAAATTTTAGCGGGCTTAAGGGTTGCGGTGGTGATGTTAGTGGCGATGGCTGGGATCGGGGCGCTCATTGGGGCTGGAGGCTTAGGGCAGGCGATTTTTAGAGGGCTAAACACGCAAAATACCACGCTTTTAGTGGCGGGCAGTTTGATCATTGCTCTTTTTAGCGTTTTAGCGGATCAATTTGTGAGCGTTTTTCAGCATGAAAACGCCTTGCAACGCCTATTTTCTCAAAACGCCACCCAAAAACAAAAAAGAAGAGTTTATACTAATTTAGCGGTGTTTCTTTTTTTATTGCTAGCGAGCGCTTTATGGCTCATTCCTAGAAACGCCATAGAAGAAAAGCCCTTAGTCGTGGCCACAAAACCTAACAGCGAGCAGTATATTTTGGGCGAAATTTTAAGCCTTTTGTTAGAAAAACACCATATCCCTATCAAGCGAGCGTTTGGTATTGGTGGGGGGACGATGAATATCCATCCGGCATTAATTAGGGGCGATTTTGATTTGTATGTGGAATATACCGGCACCGCTTGGGTGAACACGCTCAAAAACCCTTTGACTCAAAAAGTGGATTTTGAAACGATTAAAAAGCGTTATGAGAAGGAATTTAATCTTTTATGGGTGGGGCTTTTGGGCTTTAATAACACCTATTCCTTAGCGATTTCTAAAGAAGACGCTCAAAAATACGCGATTGAAACTTTCAGCGATTTAGCCCTTCATAGCCAAAATTTTGATTTTGGCGCGGAGTTTGACTTTTTTGAAAGAGAGGACGCTTTTAAAGGCTTGGTGAAAGCTTATCGCTTTCATTTTAGAAGTTTGCATGAAATGGATATTAATTTGCGTTATAAGAGTTTTGAATCCCATAAGATCAACGCTTTAGATGTCTTCACTACAGACGCTCAAATCAAAGAATTGGATTTAAAGGTGCTTAAGGACGATAAAGGATTTTTCCCTAATTATCAGGCCGGTATTGTTATAAGAAAAGAAACTATAAAAAAGTATCCTGAAGCACTAGAAATCTTAGAAAAATTGAATGCAAAAATTAACGATGAGAAAATGCAGGATTTAAACTATCAGGTGGAAGTGTTGAAAAAAAGCCCTAAAATCGTGGCTAAAGAGTTTTTAGAAAGCTTGGGGTTATAG
- a CDS encoding ATP-binding cassette domain-containing protein: protein MKEIVTIENVSFNYHNRAVFKDFNLSIEKGDFLCVLGESGSGKSTLLGLILGLLKPSLGSVKIFNETLSNNAFLRQKIGYIAQGNSLFSHLNALQNMTFCLNLQGINKEAAQKEAKALALKMGLDESLMDKFPNELSGGQAQRVGIIRGIIHKPELILLDEPFSALDSLNRKNLQDLIKEIHQNSCATFIMVTHDESEAQKLATKTLEIKALK, encoded by the coding sequence ATGAAAGAAATCGTTACAATAGAGAATGTGTCTTTTAACTACCACAATCGCGCTGTTTTTAAGGATTTTAATTTAAGCATTGAAAAAGGGGATTTTTTATGCGTTTTAGGGGAGAGCGGGAGCGGTAAAAGCACGCTTTTGGGCTTGATTTTAGGGCTTTTAAAACCCAGTTTGGGGAGCGTTAAAATCTTTAATGAGACCCTTTCAAACAACGCTTTTTTACGCCAAAAAATAGGCTATATCGCTCAAGGCAATTCCTTATTTTCTCATTTAAACGCTCTACAAAACATGACTTTTTGTCTTAATTTACAAGGCATAAACAAAGAAGCCGCTCAAAAAGAAGCCAAAGCCTTAGCGTTAAAAATGGGGTTAGACGAGAGCCTTATGGATAAATTCCCTAATGAATTGAGTGGGGGGCAAGCCCAAAGAGTGGGCATTATTAGGGGGATTATCCACAAGCCAGAACTCATTTTATTAGATGAGCCTTTTAGCGCTTTAGATAGTTTAAATCGTAAGAATTTACAGGATCTCATCAAAGAAATACACCAAAATTCTTGCGCTACTTTCATTATGGTAACGCATGATGAAAGCGAGGCGCAAAAGTTAGCCACAAAAACCCTAGAAATCAAAGCCCTTAAATAA